The Amycolatopsis sp. NBC_01480 genome segment GCGGCCAGGAGTTCTCCGCCCAGTTCCTGGTCTCCGGCGTCGGCGGCCTGCACATCCCGCAGATCCCGAAGCTGCCCGGCATCGACGCGTTCAAGGGCCAGGCCTGGCACTCCGCGCAGTGGAACCATGAGTTCGACCTGACCGGCAAGAAGGTCGCCGTGGTCGGCACCGGCGCGAGCGCCATCCAGTTCGTGCCGCGGATCGCGCCGGCCGTCGGCGAGCTGACGCTGTTCCAGCGCACCCCGCCGTGGATCATGCCGAAGCCGGACCACGAGATGCCCGGCTGGTCGAAGACCCTGTTCAAGCGGGTGCCGGGCGCTCAGCGGCTGTACCGCGCCTTCGTCTACTGGGGCCGGGAGGCGCAGGGGATCGGCTTCAACGGCCACCCGGCGATCATGAAGGCCGGCCAGCAGATCGCGAAGCGGCACATGGCCAAGGCGGTCAAGGACCGGGCGCTGCGGCGCAAGCTGACGCCGGACTACACCATGGGCTGCAAGCGCGTGCTGCTGTCCAACGACTACTACCCCGCGCTGGCCCGCGACAACGTCGAGGTGAACACCGACGGCGTGCGGGAAGTCAAGGCGCACAGCGTGGTCGACGGCGCCGGCGTCGAGCACGAGGTCGACGCGATCATCTACGGCACCGGCTTCCACGTCACGGATGCCTTGGAGTACCTGGACATCACCGGCACCGAGGGCCGCAGCCTGGCGAAATCCTGGGCCACGGACGGAATCCAGACGCACAAGGGCATCACCGTCGCCGGCTTCCCGAACCTGTTCTTCCTGCTCGGCCCGAACACCGCGCTGGGCCACAACTCCGTGGTGTTCATGATCGAATCGCAGTCGCGGTACGTGGTCGACGCGATCAAGCTGGCCGACTCCCGCGGCGCCGCGGCGCTCGACGTGCGCCCGTCCGTGCAGGCGAAGTTCCAGGCCGGGATCCAGGACAAGCTGGTCAAGGGCGT includes the following:
- a CDS encoding flavin-containing monooxygenase gives rise to the protein MTERFKVVIVGTGFSGLGQAIQLEKAGIRDYVILEKADEVGGTWRDNSYPGCACDVQSHMYSFSYEQNPDWSRSFSPQPEIFEYLKGVADKHRLREKTRFGVEITGAHWDDGERRWTVNTKGGQEFSAQFLVSGVGGLHIPQIPKLPGIDAFKGQAWHSAQWNHEFDLTGKKVAVVGTGASAIQFVPRIAPAVGELTLFQRTPPWIMPKPDHEMPGWSKTLFKRVPGAQRLYRAFVYWGREAQGIGFNGHPAIMKAGQQIAKRHMAKAVKDRALRRKLTPDYTMGCKRVLLSNDYYPALARDNVEVNTDGVREVKAHSVVDGAGVEHEVDAIIYGTGFHVTDALEYLDITGTEGRSLAKSWATDGIQTHKGITVAGFPNLFFLLGPNTALGHNSVVFMIESQSRYVVDAIKLADSRGAAALDVRPSVQAKFQAGIQDKLVKGVWTQGGCKSWYLDAKGVNRSIWPGLTWRYWLETRRVDPSDYELSGRSS